In the Schaalia hyovaginalis genome, ACCGCCCTCCGGGGATCCGGGACCCGTTAGTCTGCGGGCGGGGAAAAACAGGTCCGGCGAGGGAGAGAAGAACATGTCCGTTCAGGCGAGAGGGCCGTCAAAGAACTCGGTGCGCAAGGCCGGCTCCACGATCCGGAGGTACGCCCGAGGAGACAGCAGCGCGGACGAGTTCCATGCGGCCCTCGAAGTCGTTTCGGACTATCGGGCGACCTTCTCAGCTCCTCTCGTGAAGGTGAACAACGGCCTGCGAGGATTCCTCCGCACACTCGGAATCCATGCAGAGGTGACGCAACGCCTCAAGCGAATGGACACGATCGTCGAGAAGATTTCGGAGCGGGAGACGGGACTCTCCCTCGATCGAATGGGAGACATCGGAGGGTGCAGGGTCGTGCTCAAGGATGATGAGATCTCCGCCCTCTACGATCTCGACGAGCACATCCGCCTCCGATGGAGCGACGCCTTCGTGCACAAGAAGGACTACATCGCCGCACCGCGAGAATCCGGGTACCGTGCGATTCACCTGCTCGTCAAACGCGATGGTCGCCTCATTGAAATCCAACTCCGCACGGCCAACATGCACATCTGGGCCGAACTCGTCGAAGCGATGAGCCAGCAGTTCGGAAGGAACTTCAAGTAGGACGGCGGGCATCACCCGGTCGATGAATTCGCGCGATCGCTCTCGGAGGTCTATCAGGCGATCGACCGCGGCGAGGACCCCTCGGAGGAGATCATCGCGGATCTCACTCGGTGGCAAGCGGTGCTCGACGATATGCTGCCGGTGAATGCTCGAGACGACGATGAAACGGAGGCGAACAATGGCGGATGAGCCCGACTCGATTCACCAGTACCTCCTCGTCTACGACCGTGAGCTCGACCGCCTCGTCGAACAGCGCGACTTCATCGACGACGCCGATTCAGCGGTCGCCGAATATCGGGAGGCGGAACGCCTATACCGCGACAACCCCCGGATGGATGTCGTCCTTGTCGGATCGGATTCGATTGCGACGGTGAAACGCACCCATTCGACCTATTTCCGCAGTGTGACGCGTGGAGACCTCGACGACCTCGTCGCCTCCGTGGCGCCGAAAGTACGGGCCTTCCGCTCCGTCCGCTGAGCGCGGCGGCGAGGGCGGGGCGCAGTCGACGACACCGCCGAGACAAGAGCCAGCCTCTCACGACGCCCCGCCGAGCAGCGTCGCGAGGTGGACGCCCCCGCGCCCTGCCAGCTGAGCCGCCTGCGTGCGGCATGAGAAGCCGTCCGCGAGGTAGACCGCGTCGGGATGCTCCTCGAGCGCGGGCAGGAGCGACTGGTCGGCGACAGCCGCCGACACTTCGTAGTGCCCCTTCTCCATGCCGAAGTTCCCCGCGAGTCCGCAGCAGCCCGACAATTCGGTGACGCTCGCGCCGAGGCGCGTGAGGAGCGTGCGATCCGCCGCCCAGCCCATCACCGAGTAGTGGTGGCAGTGCGGCTGCGCCACGACCTCCACCCCCGACAGATCCGGGAGCGACAGCTCGTCCTCGGGAACCAGCGCGAGAAGCTCGGCCAGCGTGAACGTCCTGCCCGACACGAGGGACGAGCGCGGATCCTCGGGAAGAAGATCGAGGAGATCGTCCCTCAGCACGGCCGTGCACGAGGGCTCCACACCCACGATCGGGATCCCGTTCGCCGCGAAAGGAGCGAGCGCCCCGAGCAGCTTCCCGAGCCGCTTCTTCGCCCCGGCGAGCTGACCGGTCGTGATCCACGTGAGCCCGCAACACACATCCGAAGCCACGATGACCGCGAAGCCGTTCGCCTCCAGCAGCTCCACGAGGGCGCGGGCGCCTGTGTCATCGAGCGTCTGCGAGAAGGAATCCGCCCAGACGAGCACATAGGGGCGCCCCTGCGGATCCCGGGGCCCGAAGCCGCCCGCAGTCGTCGAAGGAGCCGCGCCCTCGGCGAGGGGAGGCACGGGGGCGACGGAGCCGCGGCGCCTCGCCCAACGCGCGAAGGTCCCCGATTGCAAAGGCAGCATCGGGCGACGGGCATCAAGGCCGATGAGGGAGAAGAGGGCCCTGCGAAGCGCCCCGACGCCGAGCACCGCGTTGGCGATCCTCGCCGCGCCCGGGATCCTCGCCGACAGGCGCGTCCAGCGCGGCAGCATCCCGAGCGCGTAGTGCGACAGAGGGCGCAAGCGGCCCCGATACCGGCGGAAGAAAGCCTCCGAACGGTACTTCGCCATGTCGACGCCCGCCGGGCAATCCGAAGAGCACGCCTTGCATGCGAGGCACAGGTCGAGCGCCTCAAGAACCTCGGGCGACTCGATCGAGGTGACGAGGGCGCCGTTCGCCGCCTCCTGCAAGATGCGCGCGCGCCCGCGGGTCACGTCCTTCTCGTCCTTCGTCGCCTTCCAACTCGGACACATGAAGGCGCCGGACACCCCCGCCCGGCACTTGCCCACCCCCGTGCAGCGGTGGATCGCATTCGCGAAATCGCCGTGGTCCTCGCGGAAGGCGAAACCGCCCGCGGCGGGCAGGCTGCGCGAAGCCGGGCGGCGGAGGAACTCATCGACGAGGTCGACGCCGGGCTGCGGGTCGGGGACGAGGTCCCAATCGATCGCCTCACCCGGCAGGATCCATAAATCCGGCCGAATCCCCGCCGCCATCGCGCGTCTGAGCGACTCGCGCGAAGTCGCCAACACCGGGGCGATCGGCGAGGCGAGCACCCCGGGATTGAGGAGGTTGTTCGGGTCGAAGAGGTGCTTGACCTGCCCGAAGAGGTCGAGCATCTCACGCGAGTACATGAAGCGGAGGAGCTCGGTGCGCGCCCGCCCATCCCCGTGCTCGCCCGACACCGAACCCCCGTGCGAAGCGCAGCACGCCGCCGCCCGCTCGAGGAAGCGACACGAATGCGCCACGCCCTCGTCCGTGTCGAGCGGCATGTCGAGGCGCACGTGGACGCAGCCGTCGCCGAAATGCCCGTAGAGGAGCCCGTCGATGTCGAACTCCTTCATGAGGGCGGTGAAATCGCGCAGGTAGGCGCCGAGATTCGCCGGCGGCACCGCCGCATCCTCGAAGCCGGGCCACCCCTGCTCATTGCCCTTCCCCGTCGCCGGGTCATACGGGGTCCTCCCGCCCAGCCCCGCGCCGTCGGCCCGGATCCGCCACAGCCGCGCCGCATCCTCACCGGGCGGGTAGATCCCGACCGCCTCCGTGTGCGCCGCGGCGGCGAGCGCCCGGGCCCGTTCGAGAGAATCCTCCGGGGAATCGCCCCCGACCTCGCACATCATCCAGCCCTCGCCCTCGGGCAGCTCGGGCACGGCCCCGGGGCCGTTGTGGCGGCGAACGACGTCGACGAGCCGGGAATCCAGGCCCTCCACGGCGAGGGGCCGGTGCTCGAGGAGGGCGGGGACGTCGTCTGCGGCCCGAATCATGTCGGGGTAGCCGAGGACCACGAGGACCGGGGAGGCGGGGATCGGCACGAGCCGCACGGTGATCGACAGGATCGTCACGAGCGTGCCCTCGGTGCCGACGAGCATCGCCGCGAGATTCCGGTGCCTCTCCGGCGTGAGGTGCTCGAGCGAGTAGCCGGACACCTGCCGACCGAAGGTGCCGAGCTCGGTGCGGATGATCGCGAGGTGCTCGTCGATCAGGGCGGCCAGGCCGGGCACTTCGGGAAGCTCCGGGTCGTGCTCGCGCCGCGCGGTGAAGCGGCGGCCGAGACCATCCACGCAGTCGAGCTCGACGATGTTGTCGGCCGTTCGCCCCCACGCGGTCGCATGGGGCCCGCAGGCGTTGTTCCCGACCATTCCGGCGATCGTCGCCCTGTTCTGACTCGAAGGATCGGGGCCGAATCGCAGCCCGTAGGGGGCGGCTGCGGCCTGGAGGGCCGCCGCGATGCAGCCCGGCTCGACCACGGCGGTGCTCGCTTCGGGGTCGATCGACACGACCCTGTTGAGGTGCCGCGTGGATTCAAGGACGATGCCCGGGCCGATCGCATTGCCCGAGCAGGAGGTCCCGCCTCCCCGGTTCGTCACCGGGACGCCGTGCTCGCGCGCGAGCTCGAGGGTCGTGAGGACGTCCTCGGTCGAGGCGGGGAAGACGACGGCGAGCGGCGGGATCCGGTAGAGGCCCGCATCGCTCGAGTACCGGGCGCGCGTGCCCCTCGTCGCGTCGAGCTCGCCTTCGAGGCGCTCGGCGAGGGCGTCGAGGAAGGCTCGGGCCCCGTCCTCCCTGAAAGGATCGGCCGGTGAGGCGGCTTGAAGCGCCGTCGTCCCATTGACGGGGTCCTGATCCACCGGCGCACCGCTGTGCGATGCGCGAAGCCCGACGATCTCCGAGGCGAATTCAACGCTCATGGCCCGATCTTTCCACGTGTCGCGACGATCGACACGGGACGTCCAGGGCGCAGGCTTGGGTTTCGCGCCTTCAACTGTGGAACAATGGGGTGAGCGTGTGCGGTGAGTGGAAGGACGGCCGGTGGCCCTTTTCGAGTTCGAGGACGGACGGCTCATCCCCGCGCAGTTCGGACGGCCCGTCCCCTCGGGCATCACCGCTGAGATCATCGACGCGATCTGCTCGCAGGTCCTCGAGATCGTGTCGCGCCCGCTTTTCCCCATCACCTGGAACGACATCGTCCGGACCCAGGACGCCGGGGAGGCACCGCGGCTCACCGCCCTCGATGCGACGGGGCAGGTCGTCTCCGTCGAGGTCGTCCCGCGTCTCGACTCCGATACGCTCATCACCTCCCTCTCGCGGCTCGCCGACGCCGCGGCCCTGTCGTGGTCCGACCTCGCCCGCGAGTACGAGGGCGGCGTCGAAGCCTTCAAAGCGGGGTGGCTGCTCTTCCGCGACTCGATGCCGCCCTCCCCCGGGGCGGGTCCCCGACTCGTCATGGTCGTAGGGGCGATCGATCCGCAGGTCCGTCCCGCGCTCGACGTCCTGTCCACCTCGGGCGTGGAGGTGCACGAGGTGAACCTGCGCCGCATGTCCAACGGCCGGACCTTCCTCGAAGTCGTCCCCGTGGGGCCGCGCCTCTACGGGCACGCGCCCCAGGTCCTCATCGGCCAGGCGGCGGCCGTCCAGGAGATCGAGGCCCGTCAGAAGGGGGCCGCCGCGCCCGCCGCGGAGCCGACCCCTGCCGCAGCCCCCGGCCCTTCGGATCCGATTCCGTCTCATCCCGGGCCTGAGTCTGCATCCGGGCCTGAACCCGAACCCCAGACCGAGCCCGAACCCCAGATCGAACCCCAGACCCAGCCCCGGCTCGACCCCGCTGAACCGGAGGTCCCGTCTGACATCCTCCGCGCCCGCGAACAGGGGATCCCCCTGCTCGCCAACGATGCCGAGGGATTGAAGGTCCTCGCCCAGATCATCGGGGAGGAGGTCCCACTGGTCGCGCATCCGGATTGCCACGCGCCGGACGGCCTGATCCTCGGCCGCGATGGACTCGTCCGATCGACCGGTTGGGTGTGGGCCTCCCTTCACGACCTCGAACAGACGGCGCCCGCCCTCGTCCCCGCGTGGGAGCACCTGCGCATCAACGACCTCAGAGGCCCTTCGCTCGCGGAATCCGTTGCCGAGATCAACAGGGAGATCGCGCGCGAATACGCCCACGCCCCCGCAGGCGCATCGAGCCGCAGGCACGCGCGCGACTGACCCCTCCCCGGCGGGTCCATCACCCCCTGCGCCGAGGGCCCGGAGGGAGGGTCTTTGAGAGGATCTTCTAGGGCCCTCGCGCGTCGGCACCGTACCGTGCGGGCGCCGTCCGGCGCCGCATTCAAGACCCCGTCCGGCGCCTAGCTGATGAAAGCGCCGATCCAGCGCCGCATCGTCGAGAACACCTCGGCGCGCACACCGGGATCGGAGAGGAAGAGGTCGTGCTTTCCCGGGAAACGCGCGATCGTCACCTGATCCGAAAGATTCGACGACCGCGCGGCGACGATGTCGACGTCGAGGACGACGTCGGAGCTGAACACCCGGGGCGACCACTCCTCCTCCGTGTAAGAGGCCTTCGACACCATCGAGAGCACCGGGCAATCCAGATGCGCCTCGGACTCGATGATCTCGTGACCGGCCATGATGGCCTCCAGCCACTTCGCGGGCACCGGATAGGAGCCCGGGCGCTTCCACTCGAGGGCGTATTCCCAGCCCTTCACAGCGGGATCACCCTCGAAACCCTTCAATTCCGGGGGGAGCGGCAGGCCCGAACCCGCCCACCCGTCCTTGAGCGAGCGCGCGTAATGATCGGGCCCGGAGCCGAGCGGCACCTCCCAATGCGGGTTCCGCTGGGCGATCCTGCCCAGAACCGGCTGCATGGCCGGGCGCAGATTCGCCATGGTCTGCATCTCGAGCCACGCCGAATTGAGGATGAGGCCGGCGGCGGCGCCCGGGTGACGATGCGACCACACGGTCGCGATCAGGCCGCCGGTCGAATGGGCGACGAGGATGAGCGGAAGGTCGCCCTGCTCGGTGCGGATGATGTCCAGGGCCTCGCCGATCTCCTCGTCGTAGACGCTGATGTCGTCGACGTAGCCGACCGACTGCCAGGGGCGCAGTGAGCGCCCGTATTTGCGCAGGTCCAGAGCGTAGAAGGCGGAGCCCGCCTCCGCCATTGAACGCGCGAGTTCGGTCTGGAAGAAGTAGTCGTTGCGGCCGTGCAGATAGAGGGCGGCCGAGGTCGGGAAGGCCTTGGCCTCCGGGCCCGCGAGCGGATCGCGGTGGGGGAGGTAGCGGATGAGGGTGGCGACGGCCTCGCCCTCCTCATCGGGCAGGAGGGGGATCGTCCTCGACTCGTAGGCGCTGCCGAGGATGTCTTCGCGCCATTCGTCTTCGGGCGCGGGACCGGCCGGTCCCCAGGGGGCCAGGACGTCGATCTGCGGGGCCGAGGGGGCCTCGCCCTCGTGGTCGAGGGGTGAGGATGTGGCTGCGGGTTCATTCGGCCGATCGGTCATGACCCGAGTGTAGTGAATCCGCCCCGCCCTCGACTCCCACTGCTTGCTTCGCGGCGGTTTTCGACAGATTCCTGTGAAAAAGGGGCGTGAAGCAGGCAGCGGGACGAGGAGCGGCGGAGAGGGGCGGAATCAGCCGACGGTGCGGGGATCAGCCGACGGTGCGGATCGGCCCGCGTTCGGCGAGGACCCAGGCGAGGGGGATCGAGACGATCGGGACGACGAGCGCGATGATGAGGATCGCGGCTTCGAGCGCTCCGCTGGCGGCGGACGTCGACACGGAGGCGAGCACCATCCCGCAGCCGAACAGCCATGCGACGTAGACGCCGATCGCGACGACACCGCCCCTCGCCCGTCCGACGCGGAAGGCGTGGCCGATCACCGAGCCGATGGCGCCGACTCCGAGCAGTGCGAGGAAGAGCGCAAGGGCCTCGAGGGGGACGAGGGCCCCGGAACCCGCATCGAATGCGGAGTGCCCGCCGAGGGCGTGAGCGATTCCGAGCCCATCGGATCCGGGGATCGTCGAGCGGCCGACGGCCCAGACCGCTGCGGCGATGAAGGCGTACACGAGGTGGACCGTCCACGAGACCCGGTTCTGGAGTCTCAGGCCCGCACCGGCGAGGGCGGTCGAGGCCGTCGACTCGGCGGCCTCGGTGATCCGCGCGATGACCAGGAAGATCGCCCAGGTTAAGGCCCAGTTGAGGGGGATGCCCTGCAGAAGCTCCGGGAAGTCGACGGGCTCATTGACGAAGGTGGCGATGAGCGCACCGGTGGCGAGGTTCGCGCCGGAGACGCCGATGACGAGGGGCCAGGCGAAGCGGGTCTCGGCGAAGGACGCGGCGATGAGGGCGCGTGCGGGCGCGCGGAGGGCGGTGGGGCGGGTCCGTTGGGTGCTCATGTCACTTCTCCTTGGAGATGAGGGAGACGAAGGCGTCCTGGAAGGACAGCGGCTGGATCTCGATGCCGCGGGCGCGCGCGGCATCGACCAGTGCGCGGGAGTGGCCGGTGATGCGGAGCTCGGCGAGGCGCCCGAGGGGCCGTTCCTCGAGGATCTGGACCTCCGCTTCGGCCCTGAGGAGTTCGCGGATCGCCTGCGGGTCGCCGACGAGGGCGAGCACCGCCGATCTGAGCTCCTCGGCGGGCATCGCGCTCAGGATGCGCCCCCGGTCGAGGACGACGACGCGCTCGATGAGGGATTCGAGCTCGGACACGAGGTGGCTCGAGATGAGGATCGTGCGTTCGCCGTCGGACTGGGCCGACACGGCGATGATCTCCTCGGCGAGGGCGAGGCGCGTCGGAACGTCGAGGTTGGCGAAGGGCTCGTCGAGCAGTGTGATCGGGGCGCCCGCGGCGAGGGCGAGGCAGCTGGTGAATGCGCTGCGCTGGCCGAGTGAGCGGCGCCCGAGCGAGCCCTTGAGGGAGAGGGCGAAACGGTCGATGAGGCGCGCGAAGGCCGTTTCGTCCCAGGTGGGGCGCAAGCGCGCGTAGCGCAGCGCGTTCTTCGCGGTCGTCGATTGGAGGTCGCGATCGTCGCCGGCGTAGAGGCAGTGGGCGACGAGGTCTTCGCGCGTCGCCGCTTCGCCTTCGAGGAGGATCGTGCCGGAATCGGGCGAGATCCGTCCGCCGATGGTTTTGAGGAGAGTGGTCTTGCCGGAGCCGTTCGGGCCGATGACTCCGGTGATCGATCCGGCGCGCAGCTCGAGGCTCAGGTCGTTCAGGGCTTTGGAGTGCTGGCCGGGGTAGGCGTGGCTGAGGGAATCAATGCGGATCATCGGTGCTCCTCGGGGGCGTGCGCGCGCGGGGCGGCGAGTGTGCGGATGGCGTTGATGAGTTCCTCGGGGTCCAGGCCGAGGGCGAGCGCCTCTTCGACGAGGGGGGTGAGGCGCGCGTCGATGAAGTCGCTGCGGCGTTGCGCGATGAGTCGCGCGTGGGCGCCGTGGGCGATGAACATGCCGATGCCGCGTCGTTTGACGAGGAGTCCGTCGTCGACGAGGGCGGAGAAGGCCTTCGCCGCAGTCGCGGGGTTGATGCGGTAGGTCGTCGCGTATTGGGTCGTCGACATCACCTGGTCGCCGTCGAGGAGATCGCCGATGAGGATCCTGCGGCGGATGTCCTCGGCGATCTGGATGTAGATCGGGGTTGTGGCGTCGAGGTCCATGCGACACCTCCTCCTCTCTGGTTCATTACATGACTAATGAACCAGAGAGGCGAAGGGTTGTCAAGAGGGGCCATCGGGTTCGCGAGCGCGCCCGTGCGCCGAGGCCGGAAGAAGCCGAATGCACGGCGCCCGTGCCTTCGGCGGGGTCGGAGATGGATGCTTTCGATGGGCGAAGGTGATGCTTTCGGCGCAGAAAGGTGATGACCTCGGCGGAGAAAGGTGATGACCTCGGCGGAGGGGGTCAGGGGGCGAACATCGAGGCGCGCGAGGGGATGCGGTGCCGGAGGAACTCGTCGAGGAGCGCGGTGAGCTGATCGCCCTCGATGAG is a window encoding:
- a CDS encoding RelA/SpoT domain-containing protein, coding for MSVQARGPSKNSVRKAGSTIRRYARGDSSADEFHAALEVVSDYRATFSAPLVKVNNGLRGFLRTLGIHAEVTQRLKRMDTIVEKISERETGLSLDRMGDIGGCRVVLKDDEISALYDLDEHIRLRWSDAFVHKKDYIAAPRESGYRAIHLLVKRDGRLIEIQLRTANMHIWAELVEAMSQQFGRNFK
- a CDS encoding FAD-binding and (Fe-S)-binding domain-containing protein yields the protein MSVEFASEIVGLRASHSGAPVDQDPVNGTTALQAASPADPFREDGARAFLDALAERLEGELDATRGTRARYSSDAGLYRIPPLAVVFPASTEDVLTTLELAREHGVPVTNRGGGTSCSGNAIGPGIVLESTRHLNRVVSIDPEASTAVVEPGCIAAALQAAAAPYGLRFGPDPSSQNRATIAGMVGNNACGPHATAWGRTADNIVELDCVDGLGRRFTARREHDPELPEVPGLAALIDEHLAIIRTELGTFGRQVSGYSLEHLTPERHRNLAAMLVGTEGTLVTILSITVRLVPIPASPVLVVLGYPDMIRAADDVPALLEHRPLAVEGLDSRLVDVVRRHNGPGAVPELPEGEGWMMCEVGGDSPEDSLERARALAAAAHTEAVGIYPPGEDAARLWRIRADGAGLGGRTPYDPATGKGNEQGWPGFEDAAVPPANLGAYLRDFTALMKEFDIDGLLYGHFGDGCVHVRLDMPLDTDEGVAHSCRFLERAAACCASHGGSVSGEHGDGRARTELLRFMYSREMLDLFGQVKHLFDPNNLLNPGVLASPIAPVLATSRESLRRAMAAGIRPDLWILPGEAIDWDLVPDPQPGVDLVDEFLRRPASRSLPAAGGFAFREDHGDFANAIHRCTGVGKCRAGVSGAFMCPSWKATKDEKDVTRGRARILQEAANGALVTSIESPEVLEALDLCLACKACSSDCPAGVDMAKYRSEAFFRRYRGRLRPLSHYALGMLPRWTRLSARIPGAARIANAVLGVGALRRALFSLIGLDARRPMLPLQSGTFARWARRRGSVAPVPPLAEGAAPSTTAGGFGPRDPQGRPYVLVWADSFSQTLDDTGARALVELLEANGFAVIVASDVCCGLTWITTGQLAGAKKRLGKLLGALAPFAANGIPIVGVEPSCTAVLRDDLLDLLPEDPRSSLVSGRTFTLAELLALVPEDELSLPDLSGVEVVAQPHCHHYSVMGWAADRTLLTRLGASVTELSGCCGLAGNFGMEKGHYEVSAAVADQSLLPALEEHPDAVYLADGFSCRTQAAQLAGRGGVHLATLLGGAS
- a CDS encoding alpha/beta fold hydrolase — translated: MTDRPNEPAATSSPLDHEGEAPSAPQIDVLAPWGPAGPAPEDEWREDILGSAYESRTIPLLPDEEGEAVATLIRYLPHRDPLAGPEAKAFPTSAALYLHGRNDYFFQTELARSMAEAGSAFYALDLRKYGRSLRPWQSVGYVDDISVYDEEIGEALDIIRTEQGDLPLILVAHSTGGLIATVWSHRHPGAAAGLILNSAWLEMQTMANLRPAMQPVLGRIAQRNPHWEVPLGSGPDHYARSLKDGWAGSGLPLPPELKGFEGDPAVKGWEYALEWKRPGSYPVPAKWLEAIMAGHEIIESEAHLDCPVLSMVSKASYTEEEWSPRVFSSDVVLDVDIVAARSSNLSDQVTIARFPGKHDLFLSDPGVRAEVFSTMRRWIGAFIS
- a CDS encoding ABC transporter ATP-binding protein, which produces MIRIDSLSHAYPGQHSKALNDLSLELRAGSITGVIGPNGSGKTTLLKTIGGRISPDSGTILLEGEAATREDLVAHCLYAGDDRDLQSTTAKNALRYARLRPTWDETAFARLIDRFALSLKGSLGRRSLGQRSAFTSCLALAAGAPITLLDEPFANLDVPTRLALAEEIIAVSAQSDGERTILISSHLVSELESLIERVVVLDRGRILSAMPAEELRSAVLALVGDPQAIRELLRAEAEVQILEERPLGRLAELRITGHSRALVDAARARGIEIQPLSFQDAFVSLISKEK
- a CDS encoding GntR family transcriptional regulator, with protein sequence MDLDATTPIYIQIAEDIRRRILIGDLLDGDQVMSTTQYATTYRINPATAAKAFSALVDDGLLVKRRGIGMFIAHGAHARLIAQRRSDFIDARLTPLVEEALALGLDPEELINAIRTLAAPRAHAPEEHR